The Desulfobacterales bacterium genome segment AAAAGCCCCTGATCATTGATGACGTTCAGCATGATCCACGGTTTTTTAAAGAAGCCGACAAACAGACCGGCTTTTTGACCAGAAATTTAATTAGTGTGCCGATGGCTTATAAGGAAGAACTTCTCGGCGTAATCAATGTGCTCAACTCCAAGGAAAAATTAAGTTTTGATATTGAAGACAGGGAACTGCTGGAAAGTTTTGCGCACCTGGCGGCGGTGGCGATCATCCGCTCCAGGCTTCTTGAGGTTAAGCTGGCGCAACAGAAAATGGAGATTCAGCTGGGTGCGGCGGCCAAAATTCAGGCCCTGTTTTGGCCCGAACTGCCCAAACTTCCCTCCGGCAGTCACGCGTGGGGTGTATCTTTGCCGGCCGCATTTGTGGGTGGGGATTTATATGACTTTATCCCAATGAACGATAGCAGCTGGATGTTGTATGTGGCCGATGTTTCAGACAAGGGGTTACCTGCTGCGCTCATTATGGTGGCATTATGGTCGAGGATACGGGCTGAAGCACTTTTGCATGAAGATGTGGACAAACTCCTTGAAGCTGTCAACGACGGAATGTACAACCTCATGGCCGAGGAAGGTTTTTTTGCTACCATCATTCTGGGTAGATACTGGCCGGGCTCCGGAAGGCTTCAGCTTGTGCGGGGAGGTCACCTGCACCCCTTGTGGATGAATAAAGATGGGCTGCGAAGCCTTCAGGATATGAAGGGGCTGTCATTGGGGGTTATCCCTAAGATGACCTATGAGAAGAAAGAGA includes the following:
- a CDS encoding SpoIIE family protein phosphatase; its protein translation is MTDAEAASLMLYNAERNVLEFASVKDEVIGESGGDTLKAAVELKMGEGIAGWVAVKQKPLIIDDVQHDPRFFKEADKQTGFLTRNLISVPMAYKEELLGVINVLNSKEKLSFDIEDRELLESFAHLAAVAIIRSRLLEVKLAQQKMEIQLGAAAKIQALFWPELPKLPSGSHAWGVSLPAAFVGGDLYDFIPMNDSSWMLYVADVSDKGLPAALIMVALWSRIRAEALLHEDVDKLLEAVNDGMYNLMAEEGFFATIILGRYWPGSGRLQLVRGGHLHPLWMNKDGLRSLQDMKGLSLGVIPKMTYEKKEIMLSPGEAVLFLTDGVTEAENEQSELFGNGRLMDHIRKTAGPPWGKGLLDAVISWRGASSANDDVTLLEIWRDSE